A single region of the Chroococcidiopsis sp. TS-821 genome encodes:
- a CDS encoding Mov34/MPN/PAD-1 family protein, translating to MQIVLPEKIVQKLIKALQRAGSKEIGGILMGEHISDGVYRVKDITIQRQSGTVISFLRLPVAIFNPLQNFFRKTGYDFTRFNYLGEWHSHPSFTLEPSSTDCRTMWEIVEDPSVGANFAVLMIVRLDTMQQLEGTINVFLPSYKTFKGILSQEKP from the coding sequence ATGCAGATAGTCCTTCCTGAGAAGATCGTCCAAAAATTAATTAAGGCTCTGCAAAGAGCAGGAAGTAAGGAGATCGGTGGCATCTTAATGGGAGAACATATTTCAGATGGTGTTTACCGTGTAAAAGACATCACCATCCAAAGGCAAAGTGGCACAGTCATCTCTTTCCTGCGTCTGCCAGTAGCAATTTTCAATCCTTTACAGAACTTTTTTCGCAAGACAGGATATGACTTTACTCGCTTCAACTACCTGGGAGAATGGCATTCTCATCCATCATTTACCTTAGAACCAAGCAGTACGGATTGCAGAACAATGTGGGAGATCGTTGAAGATCCAAGTGTAGGAGCAAACTTTGCTGTCTTGATGATCGTACGGCTCGATACTATGCAACAACTGGAAGGAACTATTAATGTTTTTCTTCCAAGCTATAAGACTTTTAAAGGAATATTAAGCCAAGAGAAACCATAA
- a CDS encoding E2/E1-associated domain-containing protein encodes MSDIWFISDLQRLVKEREAICLLEDSVDWLTGTNWILDNGRLVVEAIIQAHGYDYPVKMVYPALFPAVPPTVYPKNSEERWSSHQYVSGALCLEWRPDTWHTEVTGAQVLESTYTLLSTENPRGTGEQHIVPSQHELSTGQILRESFIRVYVNKALNAYLAGLSSFSTGSIEFSGRWQSQSYLVLLYSVQPDDLPAWNDTLIPKRLNNAAKNRGAFYKTGLPPKALATTNTLQDLEAVLEQAGYGTAALKEHSIWVEKDAGGLFGVLLTDAEDNLHFFLKIAASKSEVWKATFVQSNLDTINPRLPSELHELSSKSVGIVGLGSVGSKVAASIARTGVGKFYLVDEDIFLPENICRNDLDWRNVGEHKVHAVAEVMSYITATAQVDVATLSLGGQESSAALDCVLRQLNRCDLLIDATANPIIFNLLAFIAKSYAKPLVWAEVFAGGIGGMIARSRPGQDPDLQATKAAFHEYLSMQDVALPGTATDQYILESTGGEVLEASDAEVSIMAGHLTRLAIDTLLAREPSLFPYSIYVIGFQQAWIFKAPFHTIPIDTSKVVHIESGNPVSPDVDSEGIDFLSELLEKMQDADSPS; translated from the coding sequence GTGAGCGATATATGGTTTATCAGTGATTTGCAGCGGCTAGTTAAGGAGCGGGAAGCAATTTGCCTCCTTGAAGATAGTGTTGACTGGCTGACAGGGACTAACTGGATTCTTGACAACGGCAGGCTGGTTGTTGAAGCCATTATCCAAGCTCACGGCTACGATTACCCCGTAAAAATGGTATACCCGGCTCTCTTTCCAGCAGTCCCTCCCACGGTGTATCCCAAAAATTCTGAGGAAAGATGGTCAAGTCACCAGTATGTCAGTGGTGCTTTATGTTTGGAATGGCGACCGGACACATGGCATACTGAGGTAACGGGAGCGCAGGTTTTAGAAAGCACCTACACCCTTTTAAGCACAGAAAACCCTCGTGGAACAGGTGAGCAACACATCGTCCCATCTCAACATGAGCTTTCCACGGGTCAAATACTGCGCGAAAGTTTCATCCGCGTTTATGTAAACAAAGCCCTCAACGCCTATCTAGCTGGATTATCGTCCTTTAGCACTGGTTCTATCGAATTCTCAGGGCGATGGCAAAGCCAATCTTACCTGGTGCTGCTCTACAGTGTCCAACCTGATGATTTGCCAGCATGGAACGACACACTGATTCCCAAAAGATTAAACAACGCTGCTAAGAATCGAGGTGCTTTCTATAAAACAGGGCTTCCTCCCAAAGCTCTGGCTACAACCAACACATTGCAAGACCTGGAAGCAGTTCTTGAGCAAGCAGGCTACGGAACTGCTGCGTTGAAGGAACATAGCATTTGGGTAGAAAAAGATGCAGGAGGGCTATTTGGCGTTCTCCTCACGGATGCCGAAGATAATCTCCACTTCTTCCTCAAAATTGCCGCTAGTAAGAGTGAAGTTTGGAAAGCTACCTTTGTGCAATCCAACCTTGACACAATAAACCCCCGCCTACCGTCAGAATTACACGAACTGTCCAGTAAGTCTGTGGGAATTGTAGGTTTAGGCTCTGTTGGTAGTAAAGTTGCTGCCTCGATAGCTCGTACAGGTGTCGGCAAATTTTATTTAGTCGATGAGGATATTTTTCTACCAGAAAACATCTGCCGCAACGATCTTGACTGGCGGAATGTTGGAGAACATAAGGTTCATGCTGTTGCTGAGGTTATGTCCTACATTACCGCCACTGCCCAAGTTGATGTTGCAACGCTGAGTCTGGGAGGGCAAGAATCGAGTGCTGCTCTAGATTGCGTTTTGCGCCAGTTAAACCGATGTGACCTCCTGATTGATGCTACGGCTAACCCAATAATTTTTAATCTCCTTGCTTTCATCGCCAAAAGCTACGCTAAACCGCTGGTTTGGGCAGAAGTATTCGCGGGTGGTATCGGCGGCATGATTGCCCGGAGCCGCCCTGGACAAGATCCCGATCTACAGGCAACGAAAGCAGCGTTTCATGAGTATTTATCTATGCAAGATGTGGCACTTCCAGGAACTGCAACCGATCAATACATTCTAGAAAGTACGGGAGGGGAAGTTTTGGAAGCTTCGGATGCCGAAGTTAGCATTATGGCAGGTCATCTCACCCGCTTGGCAATTGATACTCTCTTAGCGAGAGAACCATCCTTGTTCCCATATTCAATTTACGTCATCGGCTTTCAGCAGGCATGGATTTTTAAGGCTCCGTTCCATACCATTCCCATCGACACGAGCAAGGTAGTCCATATCGAAAGCGGCAATCCTGTATCCCCTGATGTAGATTCTGAAGGAATTGATTTTCTTAGCGAATTGCTGGAGAAAATGCAGGATGCAGATAGTCCTTCCTGA
- a CDS encoding cyclic GMP-AMP synthase DncV-like nucleotidyltransferase — protein MADCHKLFLEFNSIIELKPNHKAFLRTSRDAVRDRIRSYFKEKANGFFPKFHGQGSFMMNIIILPSDGEFDIDDGIYFLVDKEPIYSVDTFHRWICEAVDGHTKQEPIDKQTCIRVVYAGQYHLDLPIYYIIKGQYPRLAHKSKGWIESDPREFIKWFQDKTDDKRQLRRVVRYLKAWSDYKAGSLPSGLILSILATRNIHFNARDDIALYNTLIGIKNSLALSFTCYRPTTPTYEDLLQNYSQTDKNYFKSQLISLIRSAEKALDDKTSLKNACKEWQKHFGDRFPCHLAEDNADELLSAAFTAQNLTFPNRPLIPKKPGGFA, from the coding sequence ATGGCGGATTGTCATAAACTATTCCTTGAATTCAACTCCATCATCGAATTGAAACCGAACCATAAAGCATTCTTGCGGACATCCCGCGATGCTGTGCGTGACAGAATCAGAAGTTATTTTAAGGAAAAAGCTAATGGTTTTTTCCCTAAATTTCATGGTCAGGGTTCATTCATGATGAACATCATCATCCTTCCTAGTGACGGAGAATTTGATATTGATGATGGCATTTACTTTCTCGTTGATAAAGAACCCATTTATAGCGTTGATACGTTTCATCGCTGGATCTGTGAAGCCGTCGATGGGCATACCAAACAGGAGCCGATTGATAAGCAAACTTGCATTAGGGTTGTCTATGCAGGGCAATACCACCTTGATCTTCCCATCTACTACATCATCAAAGGGCAGTACCCACGACTGGCGCATAAAAGCAAGGGCTGGATCGAGAGTGATCCTAGAGAATTCATCAAATGGTTTCAAGACAAAACCGATGACAAGAGACAATTGCGGCGGGTAGTCCGCTATCTCAAAGCCTGGAGTGACTATAAGGCTGGCTCTCTGCCAAGTGGACTTATCCTCTCTATCCTGGCAACGAGAAACATTCACTTTAACGCAAGAGATGATATTGCCCTTTACAATACCCTAATCGGTATCAAGAACTCATTGGCTCTAAGCTTTACCTGCTACCGCCCCACAACACCCACCTATGAGGATTTGTTGCAAAACTACAGCCAAACCGATAAGAACTATTTCAAGAGCCAGCTCATTAGTTTGATCCGCTCTGCCGAGAAAGCTTTAGACGACAAAACCAGCCTGAAAAACGCTTGTAAAGAGTGGCAAAAGCATTTTGGTGATAGATTTCCCTGTCACTTAGCTGAAGATAATGCAGATGAACTTCTTAGTGCAGCTTTCACAGCACAGAATCTGACTTTCCCTAATCGACCCCTAATTCCGAAAAAACCGGGGGGATTTGCGTGA
- a CDS encoding CBASS cGAMP-activated phospholipase — MLQSPQDSNAQIKCFKVLSIDGGGIKGLYSARILEQFEQKFNCCIADYFDLICGTSTGGLIALGLSLKIPVSKISNLYYGRGKQIFRKRGSIYSLFKQIFLGSKYDNKELEKALQEMFGDCTLADSHCLLCIPAFSLTDGRPFIFKYDHPEGDLSRDNKTKYVDVALATSAAPTYLPIITSENYDYRQFIDGGVYANNPTFIGVAEAFRYFVGKDKKFQQLMVMSIGSLEPNPGRRFVAKHDRSVLDWNKDLIATFFEGQAYITSYFVETFAQHCDSPFEYVRIPGADLSSKQSQIINLDNTSTEALNIMLSKGKDQGLIFEKRPEVAKFFASQKHYIIR, encoded by the coding sequence ATGCTCCAATCCCCTCAAGATTCTAACGCACAGATAAAATGCTTCAAAGTTCTGTCAATCGACGGAGGTGGCATTAAAGGGCTTTACTCAGCCAGAATCCTGGAACAGTTTGAACAGAAATTTAATTGTTGCATCGCTGACTACTTTGATCTCATCTGTGGAACCTCAACAGGAGGCTTGATCGCCCTTGGTCTATCCCTAAAAATTCCTGTCAGTAAGATCAGCAACCTCTACTATGGGCGAGGCAAGCAAATATTTAGAAAACGAGGCAGTATCTACAGCTTGTTCAAGCAGATCTTCTTGGGCAGTAAATACGATAACAAGGAACTGGAAAAAGCTCTGCAAGAAATGTTTGGCGATTGCACTTTGGCAGATTCTCACTGTTTGTTATGCATTCCTGCCTTTTCTTTAACAGATGGCAGACCATTCATCTTCAAGTACGACCACCCCGAAGGCGACCTCAGCAGGGATAACAAAACCAAGTACGTCGATGTCGCTCTAGCAACAAGCGCAGCACCCACCTATCTGCCGATTATCACTAGTGAAAACTACGACTACAGACAATTTATTGATGGTGGTGTATACGCTAACAATCCAACCTTCATTGGGGTAGCAGAAGCTTTCAGGTACTTTGTGGGCAAAGATAAGAAGTTTCAGCAGCTAATGGTCATGTCAATTGGTTCGCTAGAACCAAATCCTGGAAGACGGTTTGTTGCCAAGCACGATCGCTCGGTGCTGGACTGGAACAAAGATTTGATTGCAACTTTTTTTGAGGGACAGGCATATATCACCAGTTACTTTGTTGAAACATTCGCCCAACACTGTGATTCCCCGTTTGAGTACGTCAGAATTCCAGGGGCTGATCTTTCTTCCAAACAGTCGCAAATTATTAATTTGGATAACACTTCAACAGAAGCCCTAAACATCATGTTGAGCAAAGGGAAAGACCAAGGGTTGATATTTGAAAAACGTCCTGAAGTTGCCAAGTTCTTTGCGTCTCAAAAGCATTACATCATAAGGTAA
- a CDS encoding ParA family protein, with translation MIVTVASFKGGVGKTTTALHLATYFQAKAATLLVDGDLNQSALDWSSRGNLPFKVVDEKQGVRFARQYEHIIIDTPARPASEELKTIAEGCDLLVLPTSPDALAMGAMLQMVDNLKGLDTNYKILITLVPPHPSRVGEEAKQSLINAGLPVFRTGIRRLAVFQHAALKGVPVNQVKGDSYAGIAWRCYYEVGKEILP, from the coding sequence ATGATAGTGACCGTTGCTTCGTTTAAAGGAGGTGTGGGTAAGACTACAACAGCCCTGCATCTTGCTACCTACTTCCAAGCTAAGGCGGCTACTCTGCTAGTTGACGGCGACCTTAACCAGAGCGCCTTAGATTGGTCTAGTCGTGGCAATCTTCCCTTCAAAGTTGTGGATGAGAAGCAGGGAGTACGCTTTGCAAGGCAGTACGAACACATTATTATTGATACTCCGGCTCGACCCGCTTCTGAAGAATTGAAAACTATTGCTGAGGGGTGCGATCTGCTTGTATTGCCTACCAGCCCCGATGCTTTAGCAATGGGAGCAATGCTGCAAATGGTAGACAATTTAAAAGGATTAGACACTAACTACAAGATTCTTATCACCCTGGTTCCTCCACACCCCAGCCGTGTTGGGGAAGAGGCAAAGCAATCCTTAATTAATGCTGGTCTACCAGTTTTCAGAACTGGAATCAGGCGATTGGCTGTATTCCAACACGCAGCTTTGAAGGGAGTTCCAGTAAATCAAGTTAAAGGCGATTCCTATGCGGGTATCGCGTGGAGATGCTACTACGAAGTTGGGAAGGAGATCCTGCCATGA